In Moorena sp. SIOASIH, the sequence CGATCATCCGGTAAGGCACGAAAATCAAACTCTACCGGTGGTGCTGAAGTCCCTCGCACCGTGACGTCTTTAAAGGGTTTACCATTGGGTTGAGTAGCAATGTCTTCGAGAGTAAAGGAATTTTCTTCTGGCAAATAACCAGGCCAATTTCGAGAGGATGGTATTGGTACATCCCGAACCTGATCCACGAAAATTAATTGACCTGTGCCAAGTTTACTGGTATCTGGCTGTACTAAAAACTGGGCAGCCTTTTTCACGCCATCTGGTCCATTGCCAGTCACCACCAAGACCGGGTTACTGCCATCATTGACGGTGGTAAGTGCCAGCACACCGACATCATCGGGTAAGGGAATCTGATTCCCATCTAAAATCTGATTCCCGGAAAAGGTAAAGGGCAGTGCTAAAGATTTCAACACCGGTTGATCTCCAGGAGTCCCAATCACAACTAAACTATCGCCCCACTCTAATTCGTCGATAGTCTCTACCAAACGGGTGGTAATGGGACGGAAGTCAGCCAACCTGCCTAGGGAAGCCTGTAAACGAGGCGCAGCAGTCAACCAAGATTCTAAGGAATCCACGGATCGGGTCTGGACATTCCCCTTCGGCAACATATAAGCCATGCGATTGGCATCTAAGCTGAGTTGATCAAAGAAAGGATAAGGATAGCGACTGAAGTTTAGGGGGATAGGTTCAACTTGGTATTGGAAGATTAATTTTGAATCCGGCAAAACCTCAGTCCACAACGTGGCATCCCCTCCATCCGTACAGCCAGTGGTGTTGTGCTGCTGGGCTACTAGGGAAAGTTCATTGTAGTCCTGGATCAGGGTCGTTGGGATAGCAAACATGACGTTAGCCACCTGAGACTGCTTGCGGTTGAGAGGGACGCTTGCCACACTGGTGCCATTAATCCGCAAGGTCAGGTTAGAGCGATTTGCAATCAGGGCTGGTGAATGCTGGAAACGGATTAAGGCTTTGGCGGTTTTTACCTTCCAACCCCGAGGACGGGTAAAGCCCAGTCTTGCTTCCGAATAAACCCCCCGCATACGGAGGCGATTGCCTACAATCGGAGAACGGTTAAATTGCAAGATGTACTCACTTAATGGGATATTCGGCGTAGAAGCAATCGGATTTGGGGTAGATTGGGGCTGTGAACGAGGTCGGGACTGGGAGCGTGATTGGGTCCGCCGTGGTTGAGGTCGGGCAGCTGGTCGAGGTCGGGCGGGAGCAACCCTGGCTGGGGCTCGATTAGAGCGTCTTCGTGGTGGCGCTGCCGGAGCAGCTTTTGGTCGAGGTCGCGCAGCTGGCCGAGGCCGAGGTCGCGGTTTAGGTTTGTAGACTGGAGCCTTAGTGGGGGTTTTGGGTAAGGTGTATTTCTGGATGAACTGGTCTTCCTGTTTTCTGAGGTTACCGTCCCCTTGAGCTCTGGTTAGGGTAGTACCGATGCCGAGGGTTAAGACCATGCTTGCACATAGCAGCAACAAGGATAATCTAGGACCATAGAGAGCACGTCGTTGATGATTAGTCGTAGGATTTTGGGGTTGGGAGCGGCGAAACAAGAATTTCATAATTGTAACTATAGAGAATACTAGGAGAATAGTAAGATAACCATTAATTTATCAAGATAAGTTGTATTGTTTAGGCTTAACTTTAACGATTGAGACCATTTTTGTCACCTGTATCACCTGATTGATTGGTATAGATTGATCGGTATAGTTATCGGTATAGTTACTGGTATGTTTCCACTATTCCCGTCACTAACTCGGATTTAACAGGTTGCGGTCGATGGCTGTGGTAGGCAATAACCCTAACCAAGCTAAGTTTTGGGTATAATAGGCCGATTGATCATCCCAAATCCCTTCCTGATATTGTGGTATTAGTTTCTGCTCTATCAATTCCCTAGCCATGGCTGGCTCAATTAAACGTAGGGCAGAATAAAGCATGGCATATTGGGAAGTGGCTTCGTAAGTCACCGTTGGTTTTCCCTGGATATCAATCCTGGCGGGCAGCCTTGAGGAAGAACGCCACAGGGATTGCAAATGCTGGGTGGCAGTACCGAGATAAGAAAATGCTTCTGGGGTATTGAACCAAGCTGCATCCCAAGCAACCCTCCACCAGACTCGGTAGGCATCAAAGCTATAAGAACTTTTGAGTGGACTGTCTGGTGGCAATGGCTGGAATTTACCAGTTTCGGTGTCAAGGGCTACCCAATCGCTGGGTAAGCCTACAGCAGAAACCTGGGAAGACTCTTTTAACACCTGGTAACTACTATCGACCAAACTTAACCAGTCATGGTTGGGGTCAACTTGGGCAAAGAGACGAAAGGAGAAAGGAGCAAGATATGAGGGGTTGAGATATACAGTTGATGGAGAAGGGACAAAAGCTGCTACAGGACCTGGCAGAAGATAGCGCTTTCCCCTTACCTCTTTGGTGGACAAGTTCCACAAATCTTCCAGCTTAGTTAAGGCTAAGTCGAGATATTCCGGTCGATTCCAGCGACGGGAAGCGAGAATTAATGCTGTTGCTGCATCAATATCGGCATCGCTGGCAAAATTTCTGTCAATCGCACCCCAGTTACCGCTCTGATCACGACCCCACTTCCACACCCAGAGTTGGTCTTCGAGAGTACCATTAGTTCCTGAGCGTTTGAGATTGTTTTGAGACCATTCTAAGGTTAGGGCAAAGGTGGTGGGGTCATCGGCAATCACCGCTCGCAGCATCCCATAGGCTTGCCCTTCAGAGGTTGAGCGATCGCTAGCTTCGTAATCGATGACTCGCCCGTCTTTTTGAATAAATTTCTGTTTGTATACACTCCAACTTTCTGCTATGATAGTGCTTTCGTCTATAGGTAAAGCAGTATTCGGAGGGTCTGGCTCAGGATACTCACGGTAGACTGAAGAAGTTTTGCCTGGTGATGACTGGGGTGGTGAAGGGGTTTGAGACGGTCGTCTTGACAATTGATGGGGAGCACAACCCAATAGACTCAACATAATGGTTAAAGTAACGATAGAAACGCTGAGGGTGCGACCCATAAATAAACGTTGACGGCTGTTGTATGACATCGTTAATTAACTGCTCAAACATTTACTGCTCAAACATATTTGGATACAAGCTTCTAGATTGATCCAATGTGGTCTTGTAAGGCAAGAAGTCTGAACATCAGCCTAGCCTAAAAACATCAGAGTTCAGAATTATTGAATTCAGAGATAGGCTTTAAATGTCTGGATTATTCATTTGTGATTAGAAAATTACCACTTGTTAAGTGCTAATTGCCATTTGGGATTTTCCCTTGCCATACCTTAATCCTTTATACTTCATCCTTCATCCTTCATCCTTCATCCTTGACACTTCATCCTTTATACTTCATCTAGACTTCATCTTTGACACTTGACACTTCATTTAGACTTCATTTTTTATCCTTAATCAAAACGTTCCCAAGGCGGTTGGAAACCCCGGCGAAAAAGAAATCCTTCTTGGATTTGCTGTCTCTGACGGGACAGGGTAGCAGTACTAGACCCTCGACTGAATTCCTCCAGTCGTAGCTGTTCCAACTGTTCTAGGGCTTTGACTTTGAAGTCTTCTGTCTGATTTAGTCCAACTAAGGCGCGACGTACTCCAAAATCCAGGGGTTGGATCGCAAGACCCCTATAATAGAGTTGCTTGGCCGAGTCAAAGCGTCGTTGTTGGAAACGAACACCACCTAAAGCAGCAATAATCTCAGTGTTACTTGGTTCTGCGGTCAAAATCACCTGATAGGCACGTTCTGCTATGTCTAACTCATCAATCGCTTCTGCCAATCTTCCCTGCAATAAGTATGTTTGAACGGAGTAAGGAGCCCGATTGACTAATTCAATCACCTGAGCTCTAGCTAATTCTGGACTACGCTGAGCAATAACCTGAATTAAACGGCGGTTTACTGGTATGTTGTCTGGTTCAGATTGCAGCAGCGAAATGTATAGGGGTTCCCGTGTGGGATTGGCAGGTAGAGCACCAACTAAAGCAAAGAGTTCTTGGGGCGGAAGCACATTGCGTTGTGTCTGCAACCAATAGTAGACAAATGCCTCAGCTTGGGATTCTGGAATCAGATTCGCTTGATACGCAATTGTAGCTCGTGCTAGCTGTAGGTTAACATCACTAGGATTGAGCGCCACTAGTTGGTCATAAATTGCCACAGCTTCCCCTGGTCTATCCTGTAGCAGAAGTATAGATGACAATCCTTGCAATGCACCATTGAGAATATCCCGTTGTGGGTTGCTGGCAATTAAGGCTTGGTAACGCTGACGGCTAGCAATCCAATTCCCTTCACGACGTTCAATATCTGCCGCTAGCAACTGTACTGCCCGATCATCAGCTCCCTGGGGTGTCGCAGTATAAATAGCCAAAGCATTTCTAGCTGAGATCAAGTCATTGGCTTCAATGTAAAGTTGAGCGATCCGAAAGTACAAAAACGGGGCGTTAACCCCAGATGCCAGGATATTTTGGTAAATAGATAGAAATTCTGGCCCCGGCGGCTCGATCGGGATCAAGGCTTCTGCCACCGCTTGCAATTCGCTGGGTTCAGTAGGTAGGGGAATCAGTATGGTCGCTAGACGGTTGCTCAATTCCGCTTGAGAAATTAACCCGGTCTGACGTTCCAGACCCACGATCTTAATCATCAGACTACGGTTATCAGGCTCGAAGGCAAGCTGTTGTTGGTAAAGCTGCAATGCGGTTGCCCGTTCGCTGGGTATGCCTGTGAACACATCAGCTATCTCCCGAATTAAGTTAGGGTCATTAGGATTCTCTGCCAGTGCCTGGCGGTAGAGCATAGAGACTTGGGGTTCGAGGGCTGGATCTTGATTTTTATTGCGAATTTCATTTAGCGATCGCGCTAAGGGCAATGTGGCTTGAGGAAGACCTTGTAAAGGCTCTAATACAGCCAAGGCTTCAGAGATTTGTCCATTTTCAGCATAGGCTTGGGAGAGGGCGGCTCGGGTTTGGATGCCTAGGTCATCCAGCTGATCGATTAGGGCGAATCCCACTAACTCGTTTTCCAGAACCTGCACCGCCTGAGCCGCATTACCAGTTTGCCTTAAGGATTGGGCATAAGCCAGGACAGCATAGCCACTAATCACATTCCCTGTCGCGAGGTATTGATTAAAGAGTTCCAGACCCCTTTGAGGGTTACCGTTGTAGGTGTAAACTTCTGCTGCCCCTATTAGCACATCTGGAGTAGGATCCGTTTGCAGCACAATTTCATAGTCTGCGATCGCTTTACCAAATCGTTGCTGATAACCATACAGCAGAGCTCGCCTGCCACGAGCTTCTGTATCATTGGGATTAATATCGAGCAAGACCGTAAGGGCTTCAATTCCCTGAGCCTGCCATTCTTGTTTATAAGTCCCGAACAGACCTACTGCACTTAGGGCTAACTCATTGGTAGGGTCTTCAGCGAGCACCTGTTGATAGGCATCCCAGGCTTGGTCAATCAATCCCTGTCGGCGGTAGGCGATGGCTAGGCCAATCTTCGCATCAATGGATTGGGGATAACGCTGGACAGCTTGCTCAAACTCTTTAATTGCCTCCTCTACTCGTCCTTCCCTGAGCAGATTAAAGGCTTTGATAATCGGCACCGGAGTAGTTTGAGCTTGAACTGCCTCAAGGCAAAAGGCAAGAGGGAAAAGGGAAACAGTTAAGGGTAAGAGGTAAACGGTCAATGGTAATAGGTAAATGGGAAAAGACCTTACCACACGGCGGCACTGATGGCAAGGTGAATCCAGTCCCTTTGCCTTTTGCCTCTGACCCGAAGATTCTCCGCTCTTTATGGGGGGTAAGCCTTTTCCCTTGTTCCTTTTGCCTTCCTCTAGAATCATTGAGTCAACCTACCTCTAGGAGTTACATCAAAATCGGTTTTCAATCGAAATCCGGCAAACGTTTCCTTTAAACTATTGCGTTGCTGAAGGCTAAAACCAAGCCGCACATTAGGTAAAAATTGGAAATCGTAGTATAGCTCTAAGACATCTGGTACATCATCCCCATTTTCCTGGCGCAATTCCTCATTGGAGAGATCCCGACCATAGGCTAATCCTACCCGGTCATTCTTAGAAAACAAATCCAAGAAGGTGATTCCGAAACTGAAGGTGTTTCCCTCTTCATCCAAATCCCGGTTGCGGTAAACCCCATAGCGACCAAATATGCCCATATTCAGTTCAGGAATAAACACTTCGCCATTGACACCAAATGCTTCTTCATCATCATTCTTGTTGATGCCAAAGTCATCCCTTCCCCGTTCGATGGAGAAAATTTCCCGGAAGCCACTATTGGCACCACCATCCCTGCCTGAGGCATAGGTTCCTCGCACGATCACATTATCGTAGCGCAAACCAATTTCTCCAGCCAAGCCATTGAGGTCAAATCGCTCCAGACTTTCAGCTGATGAAAACAGAGCAACTTTGCCTTCTATATTGTCTGTCACTGCCCAGTTAACCAATAAACCTGGACGAGATGCGATCGCAGTAGCACTCAAGGCTGGATTAGTTTGAAAAACTGGATTAAAGAAATGGCTTACCCCATCCTTGGCAAAACTATTCCGATCAAAGTAGGAGGTTAAATCCAACTGACCGACAGAAAAGCGCAGAGTGGGTAAGGTGCTAGCAGGAGCAGCGGTAAAGAACAACTGATTGATAGTTGCCCCTTCGTTAGGTGAGTCTACCAATTGGTCATTTTCGCTAGTCAGATCTAGGGTAGCTCCAAACAGGAATTGGGGCGTTAGCACATAGTTTCCGTCCAAGCGAGCTCTGGCTACTGAATTTTCCCCTTGATTCACGAAGCTGCCTTGGAAACGCAAGGATGCTGGGGTGAGAGCGGTAGTAGGCAGCAACGGGCGACCGGGGGATTGGGCAGTTGGGGGAGAGGTTGGTCGATTCAGGTTTGAGTTAGGAGCCGGTGGCCAGGGTTGTAGTGCTGGTTGCAAGAAGGGTACTTGACCAAAGCCAGGGGTATTGGGATTGGGCACCACTGGGATCGGAGTGACTTGCCCTGGTAGGGGTGGTTGGGGGGTGGCTGGGAAAGGAGATTGACCAAAGCCAGGGGTGTTGGGATTCGGCACCACTGGGATGGGGATGAATTGACCTGGTACCTGACCTGGAGGGGTGGCTGGAAAAGGAGACTGGCTCAAGCCAGGGATGTTGGGATTGGGCATCATTGGTATCGCAATGACTTGCCCTGGTACCTGCCCTGGAATATTGTTCAAATACGGTAGCTGACCTAAGCCCAAGCCATAACTACTGCCCCCTATCGGAATGGGATTGATCGGGACTACTGGCCGGGGGGATGGGGAACTTCTCAGATAGGGCAGCTGACCTAAACCTGAATTGTAAGGACTACCCCTCATGGGCATGGAATTGACTGGGGCTGGCAGAGGAGCGGGCATAGGTCTCGGGTAGGGCAACTGACCGAAGCCAGGGTTATAGGTAGTACCCCCCATCGGAATGGGATTGACTGGAGCTGGCAGGGGAGCCGGTGTAGTTCTCAAATAAGGTAGCTGTCCTAACCCAGGGTTATAGCTAGGGTTATAGCTAGGGCTATAGCTAGGGTTATAGCTAGGGTTATAACTATTTATTCCCTGGGGGGTTGACATGCCGAACCCAGCCGTTGGCATCAATAGTACCGTTTGTGGTAAGTATGGCAATTGACCAGGTAACCCATTACTCGTACCCAACGGCATCGACCCAGTTACTCCTGGGATCATCGGCATCAATAGTACCGTTTGTGGCACGTAAGGGAAATAGCCCCAATTCGGGTTAGGAGTATTGCTTCCCAACGGCATCGAGTTAGGAAGTGCTGGCAATGGCGCTGGTGTCTTGCTTTGTGGGAAGACAGGCAGTTGTCCTACCGATTGATTTTGGTAGTTATTCAGAAATAGGGGTGTGGCCGTTCCTTGCCCTAGCTGTTCCGGCAGGGTTGGTGGGGAAGGAGGTAGTTGCTTGAACTTGTTGGGAAGTTTACCAGCATTGGACGGAATTGGGTCTGTTGGTACTGGCAAAGGTGCGGTTTTTGCTTGGGAGGTTGTCTGTTGGTTCGAGCTAGAGTTGGCACTATTTGGAACTAACTTCGGAATTAGGGATGGCAGCAGCTGATTACAGGATGTGTTTGTTTGACAGTTGCTCCAGTTAGCTGGGACTACTCCTTGCAAATCTACACTCGAACTGCTGCCATAGGGCAACAGTTGGGTTAGCTTGAACTCCGTCCACTTTAAGTCTATTTGCTCTAGGTTTAGCAACGCCGATGATGACACTAGAGGCTTTTGATGTGATGGGGTTAAAGCTAACTGGTCTATTTTAGTGTCAGCTTTAGTGTCAGCAGATTTCTTCTGGGTGACTAGCTTAGAGTTAGCTGGTTTGCTCTGTTTGAGTTGCGACGATTCAGGGACTGATGAGCCTAGTTTCGAGGTAGAGTCAGGGTTAGGTCGATGAGAGACTTTAGTGTTATTGGGGAGGGATGACTTTGGTAACCCATCCCTCTGTTCTGGTTTTAGCTCCAGTTTCCCTGGTTTTTGAGGCTGGTCAGATGACTCAGGAATTGGAGAACCCACCTTTTTGCTAGTGGTGGTGTTTGGAGAAACCAAGGCTTGGGCTTTTCCGAAGGCTGGGACTGCCCTAGCTCTAGACCTTGCATAGGGTGACCTGAACTTGGGTTTAGTTGCTTGTCCTTCCTGGCGGTTACCTCTCGGCTGGGGTAGGGTAGCTCTGTTCTCCCTGCCGCTACTGCTTAGTGAAGTTAGTGAAGCCGACTTTTTGCCTTTGAAGCGTGCTGGAAGAACCTTGGCTATATCCTCTGGCTGGGGGGTAGCCGTCGGCTGGATTGGAGCAGCTGCGGTTTTTTTGGAGGGAGTCCTTCGAGGGGTAGCTGAGCTTTGGGTTTTGAGCCGTGCAGGAACAGCTTTGGGTGTAGACTCCCGTTTGGCTAATTTTTGCTGCTGCAACCGAGATAATGGTAAATCTCCTTGCCTGGTAGCGGCAGAACTTGGCTGAACAGCCTTGGTTTTAAGTAGTGGAGGGATAGCCTTAGGGGTAGCCCTTGACTGGCGTGACCCTAACTTAGGCTTAGCTGCCCGTTTAGCTGCTTGTTCAGTCTGGGATAAGGCGTGCGGCAGCACAGGTGAAGCCACTTTTCTGGTGGATTTGGTACTTGGTGCAGAAGACTTTTGGGTCTTAATTAGCTCAGGGATTGTCTCCTGTTGACTTCCAAGCTTTCCTAGTGCTACAATTTTGCTTTGGGCTACTTCTTCACTTTCCTCACTAACGGATTGACCTGAATCATTGCTCTGATTTGTCCGGAGCTGCTCTAAGAACTTAGTATGTTTATATATAGCAGTTGCCTGAGCTGGTTCAATGGCACTCAAGGACAGCATCCAGACTACGGCGAATGACCCAGTACTAAGTAGTTGCATCCATAGAAGGACATTCTTGACTATCCATCTCAGACATTGACTAGTTGTTTGCTGGATTGTCTGGGTTTTTTGACTAATCAATCCTTTCTGTAAACCCTGTCGCCGCTCTAGGAAAGGGCTTGGTTTTGGGCGACTCATACTACCTCCACTCTCATTGATCTTGCCTGACCAGTTATGGTCAAAAATTTAGGACACACCCAGTTTTAGATTATTTTGGCTCAGATTTGTTGAAAAATGAACCAATATTAGCTCAGATACCTCAGATTTTCCTGGACTGTTAGTGATCTAAGCCAAAACTATCACCAAAATTACCATTACTAGAGTTTAGTGCTTAGCTCGATTTGTCGCCAACTAGATCACGCTTGGGTTACTGATCAGGTTTGCTGATAGTCAATGGTTGCTGGCATCGATGAAGCCATCAAACCATCAACATAGATATCTAATCCCCCCAATATTTAACAACCAAATCAGCTCCCTGACTTCACCTTTTGAGGAAGTGCCGATTTTTTGGGTGGAAACCTGCAAAACCTCTTTGAGGGGATAATGTTGGCCGTGCGCTTTAGCACATCGCTTCGCGCTTCGTCAATGTTATCGATGGATACTATCCAAAACCCACTGTCTTACCCCTGCTAGGACTGTTTAAGGTTTCGGTTCTAGAGCTTGGAACTATCACGTATTCCAAGGTAGGACTTGAACACTTGCCGATAACTTAGCCAATCTTAATGGTCATTACTGCTCAGCTAACTAAAGTTAGAGGCTTGATGTCCCTTCACCCTCCTGTGGGTAGTGCTGACTGTGGTTATGTTCGTAGAACTTCACCAACATTAGTCTTAACACAAAGTTGTTGGCAAATCCCAACAACTAGGATTTTTAGCTTTGGGGATGGAATTGACAACTGTTAATCAAAATCCGGAGAAAATCGGTTAAAATTAGTTAAACCCACAAGAGTAACCGGACCAATTTCTCAGGCTTAACATCCTTAGGTGCCCTTGACCCATTAAAAATTAAATTCGCTCAAGGTGCGCGCCTCCAAGGGCCGGGTTCCCCGGCCTTGGGTCGTACCTCAAGGTGCGCGCCTCCAAGGGCCGGGTTCCCCGGCCTTGGGTCGCACCTCCCGAAGTCCCTACGGGATTATAGGAAAGACGAGGCAGATTGCGAGACAATCACAGAGTGGAATTGATTAACAAGTAATGGGACTAGGCTTTTTGAGTCGAAAGAATAGTGAGCTGTGCCGTGCAGCCATTACTGATTGAACCAGTAAGAACAATTGAGCGGTTTCAATTTTATACAGTTGGGTTCTCACGGTACTCAGCTAGTCTTTACAAAATAATTGAGGGGTCAGACCCCTCAGTAATTCTAGTACAGGATTTTACTTATGGCAATTGAAAGATCAGTAAGATCAACTGACTATCATAAAAATCCTAAAAGATGCCGCTAATTTGGTGATCAAAGTGCTCCAGGAAAGTCCTCCTCCCTGGAGCAGTAAGTAACAACACAAATTGATTGTCCCAACTCAGAGGTGCGTCCGGAAGTTTTAAACCTCAGGGTTGACAGATGCAGTTAATCAGCTGCTCTAACCAGGGCAAAAGCATCTAAATTCTAGAAGCCTTACTCATTCATAAGCAAAAATACTTATCCCATCAATTTCATATCCAGTAGGCATTTCAAAATAAGATGCGAATACCGCTGCTGCTCTAACAACTTTAGGTTGACAATCAATCCTCGCTCTATGAGGAGGGGGGAGACTTCAACGACCAATTCCCAAATAGGAGAAACCAGCACGTTCTAGCTGGATCCGATCTAGGCAGTTGCGACCATCAATGATCACCGGATTATTCATCAGCTCAGCCATTTTACCATAGTCGAGCTTCTGGAACTGATCCCAATCTGTAACTAACACTAAAGCATCACAGCTATCAGCCAACCGTTCTGGATCCGTTTCGACAATCACGTTAGATAGACCATGACGCATCCCAGTTTGGGAAATAATTGGGTCATAGGCTTTGACCTTGGCCCCGAGTCGGTTTAGTTCCTCGACCAGATTTAGAGCAGGAGCATCCCGCATATCATCAGTATTGGGCTTAAAGGTCAAACCCAACAGCCCTACTGTTTTACCTTTGAGGATTTTCAGCTCTTTCTGGAGTTTTTCAACGGCAAGTAGACGTTGGCGTTTGTTGACACTGACAGTGGCTTTAAGCAAATCTGCTTCATAACCGTAATCTTCAGCGGTATGGAGTAGTGCTAAGACATCTTTGGGGAAGCAAGAACCACCCCAGCCAATTCCTGCTTGTAAAAACTTGTTGCCAATCCGGGAATCTAAACCAATGCCTTGGGCAACTTGGGTAACATCAGCACCTACGCGATCGCAAATATTGGCAATTTCATTAATAAAGCTAATTTTAGTAGCCAAAAAGGCATTAGCCGCATATTTAATCATCTCAGCAGAGCTGAGGTCTGTAGCTAGCACAGGAACTGGGGGAAGGGATTTGTCTTCAGCAAACTGGCGTTCGACAATTGGTTGATACAGTTCCTTCATCATTGCGATCGCTTTTTCGCTATTGCCTCCTAGGACAATACGGTCTGGATTAAAGGTATCGTAAACTGCTGAACCTTCTCGGAGAAACTCTGGATTACTGACCACATCAAAATCCGCCGTAATTTCTTCTGCTGGTTCAGTTTCAGCTTGCCCTCCTGCAGTTACCAAAGATTTCTGGCGTTCAGCTACCCCATCTAGGACAATCATCCGTACCCAATCTCCAGAACCAATGGGTACCGTTGATTTGTTAACAATTACTTTGTAACCATCCTTAAGATGGGATCCAATCCCTCTGGCAACAGCTTCCACATAACGAGTGTCACTTTCTCCGGTAGGTAGAGGGGGAGTTCCCACTGCAATGAATAAAATTTCCCCATGGTCTACCCCAGCCGCCAAATCTGTGGTAAACTCAAGTCTACCTGCATTAGCTGACTCTTGCATTATTTCCGACAGTCCCGGTTCATAGATGGGGGACTGTCCAGATTTCATCAGCTTAACTTTTTCTTCGTTGTTGTCTACACAGATTACATGATGACCGATATGGGCTAAGCAAGCGCCAGTTACTAAGCCCACATATCCTGTACCAATTACACAAACGCGCATGGAGCTATGCCTCAATTAATATAAACTTCAATCGTTAGTAAACGTTAGGAAAGTCTCACGGTTGGAGCCAAAGATAGTATTGGCACCCTGACCTGAGGTTGATTGATTTAATTAAATCTGATTGTTTTCCTCTTGAGGAGTTAAACGCTTACGGAAATCGGACACTGTCAAATCTAACCCTTCTGACAAAGGAATAGTAGGTTCCCAACCTAGTAAAGTTTTAGCTTTACTAATGTCTGGTTGACGACGTCGGGGGTCATCCTGAGGTAGAGGCTTAAAGATAATTTCTGTATCAGGATTCACCATTTTTTGAATCGCCTGAGCGAGTTCTAATATAGTGTATTCTCCAGGATTTCCGAGATTAATCGGTCCGGTATGGTCATTATTCATAAGTCGAATTAGTCCTTCGACTAAGTCGGAGACATAGCAAAAACTTCGGGTCTGTGAACCATCCCCATAAACCGTTAAGGGTTCCCCCTTCAGAGCTTGCACCACAAAATTGCTAACGACTCGCCCATCATTTTCCAGCATTCGAGGACCGTAGGTGTTAAAAATGCGGGCTACACGAATGTCTACACCATTCTGTCGATGGTAGTCAAATGCGAGGGTTTCTGCCACTCGCTTGCCTTCATCGTAACAACTGCGAATCCCAATGGGATTGACATTACCCCGATAATCTTCTGACTGGGGATGGACATCCGGATCCCCGTATACCTCAGACGTGGATGCTAATAAGAATCTCGCCTTCACCCGTTTGGCTAACCCTAACATGTATAGGGTACCCATGACATTGGTTTTGATAGT encodes:
- a CDS encoding tetratricopeptide repeat protein, whose translation is MILEEGKRNKGKGLPPIKSGESSGQRQKAKGLDSPCHQCRRVVRSFPIYLLPLTVYLLPLTVSLFPLAFCLEAVQAQTTPVPIIKAFNLLREGRVEEAIKEFEQAVQRYPQSIDAKIGLAIAYRRQGLIDQAWDAYQQVLAEDPTNELALSAVGLFGTYKQEWQAQGIEALTVLLDINPNDTEARGRRALLYGYQQRFGKAIADYEIVLQTDPTPDVLIGAAEVYTYNGNPQRGLELFNQYLATGNVISGYAVLAYAQSLRQTGNAAQAVQVLENELVGFALIDQLDDLGIQTRAALSQAYAENGQISEALAVLEPLQGLPQATLPLARSLNEIRNKNQDPALEPQVSMLYRQALAENPNDPNLIREIADVFTGIPSERATALQLYQQQLAFEPDNRSLMIKIVGLERQTGLISQAELSNRLATILIPLPTEPSELQAVAEALIPIEPPGPEFLSIYQNILASGVNAPFLYFRIAQLYIEANDLISARNALAIYTATPQGADDRAVQLLAADIERREGNWIASRQRYQALIASNPQRDILNGALQGLSSILLLQDRPGEAVAIYDQLVALNPSDVNLQLARATIAYQANLIPESQAEAFVYYWLQTQRNVLPPQELFALVGALPANPTREPLYISLLQSEPDNIPVNRRLIQVIAQRSPELARAQVIELVNRAPYSVQTYLLQGRLAEAIDELDIAERAYQVILTAEPSNTEIIAALGGVRFQQRRFDSAKQLYYRGLAIQPLDFGVRRALVGLNQTEDFKVKALEQLEQLRLEEFSRGSSTATLSRQRQQIQEGFLFRRGFQPPWERFD
- a CDS encoding glycosyl hydrolase family 8; the protein is MSYNSRQRLFMGRTLSVSIVTLTIMLSLLGCAPHQLSRRPSQTPSPPQSSPGKTSSVYREYPEPDPPNTALPIDESTIIAESWSVYKQKFIQKDGRVIDYEASDRSTSEGQAYGMLRAVIADDPTTFALTLEWSQNNLKRSGTNGTLEDQLWVWKWGRDQSGNWGAIDRNFASDADIDAATALILASRRWNRPEYLDLALTKLEDLWNLSTKEVRGKRYLLPGPVAAFVPSPSTVYLNPSYLAPFSFRLFAQVDPNHDWLSLVDSSYQVLKESSQVSAVGLPSDWVALDTETGKFQPLPPDSPLKSSYSFDAYRVWWRVAWDAAWFNTPEAFSYLGTATQHLQSLWRSSSRLPARIDIQGKPTVTYEATSQYAMLYSALRLIEPAMARELIEQKLIPQYQEGIWDDQSAYYTQNLAWLGLLPTTAIDRNLLNPS
- a CDS encoding cellulose biosynthesis cyclic di-GMP-binding regulatory protein BcsB — protein: MKFLFRRSQPQNPTTNHQRRALYGPRLSLLLLCASMVLTLGIGTTLTRAQGDGNLRKQEDQFIQKYTLPKTPTKAPVYKPKPRPRPRPAARPRPKAAPAAPPRRRSNRAPARVAPARPRPAARPQPRRTQSRSQSRPRSQPQSTPNPIASTPNIPLSEYILQFNRSPIVGNRLRMRGVYSEARLGFTRPRGWKVKTAKALIRFQHSPALIANRSNLTLRINGTSVASVPLNRKQSQVANVMFAIPTTLIQDYNELSLVAQQHNTTGCTDGGDATLWTEVLPDSKLIFQYQVEPIPLNFSRYPYPFFDQLSLDANRMAYMLPKGNVQTRSVDSLESWLTAAPRLQASLGRLADFRPITTRLVETIDELEWGDSLVVIGTPGDQPVLKSLALPFTFSGNQILDGNQIPLPDDVGVLALTTVNDGSNPVLVVTGNGPDGVKKAAQFLVQPDTSKLGTGQLIFVDQVRDVPIPSSRNWPGYLPEENSFTLEDIATQPNGKPFKDVTVRGTSAPPVEFDFRALPDDRFKRGSSMNLVYSYGPQVNPRTSAVEVLLDDVLIGGKRLSKRDGSQRETLKVDLPANLIKPTSKIKVAFRLNPREPEECGKITDQQLTGTVHAETNFKVNRETSVQLPNLELLQAGYPFAAPQDLSNTAIVLSETPSDTDLLTLLSISERLGRLSKADSVQLDVYTIEQLPDQIRRKRNLVGIGTRDEFPFPEVFESKGLRLSNALGRQWGEASVQTLPDSEGVIKEIMSPYNNQRVLLALSGQTENGLDRVRQILTKDSWFYQLQKDTVLVSSYLQDPAGYDPDAYKLQFLELARSKKRIEKTSALSKASFFLQRNWWFLALGILGVTFLLYGISQLYLKRVTDQKSH